A genomic segment from Yimella sp. cx-51 encodes:
- a CDS encoding methionine synthase: MSDRPRVSGIGSMPGTDVREAGRMVRDLLGENDIPFLPELPARGPGADLVGRAATALVGLSVDLQPSGWRLTDAAGVDARRARSYLRNDLDGLAEAFDGYVGPLKLQWCGPWTLAASVELPRGERALTDDGATRDLVQSVAESALKHASAVQRLVPGAELIMQWDEPGLPAVLGGRLPTASGYGRVRAVDQARVVEGLEAVASALRAVVPHQILHCCAPGVPVPLVRRVDDLALAIDTSLIHTRQWDGVAELVESGRSLWTGVLPTDGTVTRPEQVADPLLRAWEQVGLESAALEQVVLTPACGLASTAPREVPRTFRLLQEAAALLAARTA, from the coding sequence GTGAGCGATCGACCGAGGGTGAGCGGCATCGGCAGCATGCCCGGCACCGACGTGCGCGAAGCAGGTCGAATGGTGCGGGATCTGTTGGGGGAAAACGACATTCCCTTCCTTCCCGAGCTGCCTGCGCGGGGGCCGGGAGCTGATCTCGTCGGCCGCGCCGCTACCGCGCTGGTCGGACTCAGCGTCGACCTGCAACCGTCCGGCTGGCGTTTGACGGATGCGGCAGGGGTCGACGCCCGACGGGCGCGCTCGTACCTTCGCAACGACCTCGACGGGTTGGCCGAGGCCTTCGACGGTTACGTCGGTCCGCTCAAACTGCAGTGGTGCGGGCCGTGGACGCTGGCGGCGTCGGTCGAGCTTCCTCGGGGCGAGCGGGCGCTGACCGACGACGGTGCAACGCGTGACCTCGTGCAGTCGGTTGCCGAGAGCGCGTTGAAGCACGCGTCCGCCGTCCAGCGTCTGGTGCCGGGCGCCGAACTGATCATGCAATGGGACGAGCCGGGCCTCCCGGCAGTGCTGGGCGGCCGGCTGCCCACCGCATCGGGTTACGGCCGGGTGCGCGCAGTCGACCAAGCACGTGTCGTCGAAGGCTTGGAAGCCGTCGCGAGTGCGCTGCGGGCGGTCGTACCTCACCAGATCTTGCACTGCTGTGCGCCCGGGGTGCCGGTGCCGCTCGTACGACGTGTCGATGACCTGGCGCTGGCTATCGACACCTCGTTGATCCACACCCGTCAATGGGACGGAGTGGCCGAACTCGTGGAGTCAGGACGAAGCCTGTGGACCGGGGTACTGCCCACGGACGGCACGGTGACTCGTCCGGAACAGGTGGCCGACCCACTGCTGCGTGCGTGGGAGCAAGTCGGTCTGGAGAGCGCCGCGCTCGAGCAGGTCGTGCTCACACCGGCGTGCGGGCTGGCATCGACCGCACCGCGTGAGGTGCCGCGCACCTTCCGGCTCTTGCAGGAGGCGGCGGCGCTGCTGGCGGCGCGAACCGCCTGA
- a CDS encoding septum formation family protein has translation MRKILLGAAALSTTMVLAACGDDGGAPKVQSAPASTSTTSSPTSSSSSESTTSSSSTTSSTTSSSSSTPVEYAVGDCFKGKSWEKVGCTEPHDREITAIVSNSEYSTDLIKRSALRNYTCLAEAGKYVGGPDYGSLFLGGPLPVANDPKSNERIVCTVQLQKADDSGIEQINYSAKDAIKKNGFHKYQLCTSTPPSKDGVKIAPCDGPHVAESTWGFLDGKFGDPYPGAKAQNLAAHKRCQPFGDRYLGAKRADVRPVQNSAPESGFKRGIPVIGCFVETADGSKVTKSMKGLGNKPLSSVK, from the coding sequence ATGAGGAAGATTCTGCTCGGCGCAGCCGCGCTCAGTACGACAATGGTGCTTGCTGCCTGTGGTGACGACGGGGGAGCTCCGAAGGTGCAGTCGGCGCCGGCATCCACCTCCACGACCTCCTCACCGACCTCCTCAAGCTCGTCGGAGTCGACGACCTCCAGTTCCTCCACGACCTCCTCGACCACGTCGTCGAGCAGTTCGACCCCGGTCGAGTACGCCGTGGGTGACTGCTTCAAGGGCAAGTCGTGGGAGAAGGTCGGCTGCACCGAGCCGCACGATCGGGAGATCACGGCGATCGTCTCGAACAGCGAGTACTCCACCGATCTGATCAAGCGCTCGGCTCTGCGCAACTACACCTGCCTGGCGGAAGCCGGTAAGTATGTCGGCGGCCCGGACTACGGCTCGCTGTTCCTCGGCGGACCTCTGCCGGTCGCCAACGATCCCAAGTCGAACGAGCGCATTGTGTGCACCGTCCAACTGCAGAAGGCCGACGACAGCGGAATCGAGCAGATCAACTACAGCGCCAAGGACGCGATCAAGAAGAACGGTTTCCACAAGTACCAGCTGTGCACCAGCACGCCGCCGAGCAAGGACGGCGTGAAGATCGCTCCCTGCGACGGCCCGCACGTCGCGGAGTCGACCTGGGGCTTCCTCGACGGTAAGTTCGGCGACCCCTACCCGGGGGCGAAGGCGCAGAACCTCGCCGCGCACAAGCGTTGCCAGCCGTTCGGCGATCGCTACCTCGGTGCCAAGCGTGCGGACGTCCGCCCAGTGCAGAACAGCGCCCCGGAGTCTGGCTTCAAGAGGGGCATCCCGGTCATCGGTTGCTTCGTGGAGACGGCCGACGGCTCCAAGGTCACCAAGTCGATGAAGGGTCTGGGCAACAAGCCTCTGTCGTCGGTGAAGTGA
- the mnmA gene encoding tRNA 2-thiouridine(34) synthase MnmA: MRVVAAMSGGVDSAVCAARMVDAGHEVVGVHLALSQSAATLRESARGCCTIEDAGDARRVADRLGIPFYVWDMAERFKQDVVDDFISEYEAGRTPNPCLRCNERIKFAALLDKALALGFDAVATGHYAQIVEGTNGRELHRAVDMAKDQSYVLGVLDAEQLAHSFFPLGDTTKPDIRKEAAERGFSVAKKPDSHDICFIADGDTRGWLTKRLGAQSGEIVDESGTVVGEHEGAYAYTVGQRRGLRLQNPRPDGAKRYVIDVQPATNTVVVGTDDLLGVDVIHAEHARWPGPPPVGEVRLGAQLRAHGEEFPATVRAEGDDVVVRLDERTRGVAPGQSVVLYEGTRVVGSATITRTSRK; this comes from the coding sequence ATGAGAGTGGTCGCAGCGATGAGCGGTGGCGTCGACTCCGCCGTGTGCGCAGCGCGCATGGTCGATGCGGGTCACGAGGTCGTCGGGGTGCACTTGGCGTTGTCCCAATCGGCAGCGACGCTGCGGGAATCAGCTCGCGGCTGTTGCACGATCGAGGACGCCGGAGATGCCCGACGGGTGGCCGACCGGCTCGGCATCCCGTTCTATGTCTGGGACATGGCCGAGCGCTTCAAGCAGGACGTCGTCGACGACTTCATCTCCGAGTACGAAGCCGGCCGCACCCCCAACCCCTGCCTGCGGTGCAACGAGCGCATCAAGTTCGCCGCGTTGCTCGACAAGGCGCTCGCGCTGGGGTTCGATGCAGTGGCCACCGGCCACTACGCCCAGATCGTCGAGGGCACGAACGGCCGGGAGTTGCATCGCGCGGTCGACATGGCCAAGGACCAGTCCTACGTGCTGGGCGTGCTCGATGCCGAACAGTTGGCGCATTCCTTCTTCCCCTTGGGTGACACCACCAAGCCCGACATCCGCAAGGAAGCCGCCGAGCGTGGCTTCTCGGTCGCCAAGAAGCCCGACAGCCACGACATCTGCTTCATCGCCGACGGCGACACCCGCGGCTGGCTGACCAAGCGCCTTGGCGCACAGTCCGGCGAGATCGTCGACGAGAGCGGGACCGTGGTCGGCGAGCACGAAGGTGCGTACGCCTACACCGTGGGTCAGCGCCGCGGGCTGCGCCTGCAAAACCCTCGTCCGGACGGCGCGAAGCGCTATGTCATCGACGTGCAGCCGGCGACCAACACCGTGGTGGTGGGCACCGACGACCTGCTCGGGGTTGATGTCATCCACGCCGAGCACGCTCGCTGGCCAGGCCCGCCGCCTGTGGGCGAGGTGCGCCTCGGTGCGCAGCTGCGGGCACACGGCGAGGAGTTCCCGGCCACAGTGCGCGCCGAGGGCGACGACGTCGTCGTGCGTCTCGACGAACGCACCCGAGGCGTTGCGCCGGGGCAGTCGGTGGTGCTGTACGAGGGCACGAGGGTGGTCGGCTCGGCCACCATCACGCGAACATCACGAAAGTAA
- a CDS encoding cysteine desulfurase family protein, with amino-acid sequence MTTNVYLDHAATTQVRPEVIAAMAEQMAVVGNASSLHSAGRAARRVVEESREQIAEALGASPSEVIFTSGGTESNNIAIKGAFGRSVAEDAGRRGLVVGTTEHHASLDPVEFLVERHDARVHWLEVDHDGVPSAQSLRSTLEQAGESVALVTAMWANNEVGAIAPVAELSSVAREFGVPFHTDAVQAVGHVPVDFAGSGADLLSLSGHKFGGPQGVGALLARRDVKLVPLTHGGGQERQIRSGTLDVAGIRGLAAAVSAAVEELAAENDRLVRLRDRLVERALGLDLGISVSGPYTPGDSESRLAGNVHLRVPDCDGDSLLYLLDAAGIECSTGSACQAGVPQPSHVLLAMGYTQHEARGALRMTLGRTTTEEDVDAAVAALPAAVERARRAHHAGRNSA; translated from the coding sequence GTGACGACCAATGTCTACCTCGACCACGCGGCCACCACCCAGGTGCGCCCGGAAGTCATTGCTGCCATGGCCGAGCAGATGGCCGTGGTGGGTAACGCCTCGTCGTTGCACTCCGCTGGTCGGGCCGCCCGACGGGTGGTCGAGGAATCCCGCGAGCAGATCGCCGAAGCGCTCGGCGCCTCGCCGTCGGAGGTGATCTTCACCTCCGGCGGCACCGAGAGCAACAACATCGCGATCAAGGGTGCCTTCGGACGATCCGTTGCAGAAGATGCCGGTCGGCGAGGTCTGGTGGTCGGCACGACCGAGCACCACGCGTCCCTCGACCCGGTGGAGTTCCTGGTGGAGCGGCATGACGCACGGGTGCACTGGCTCGAGGTCGACCACGACGGTGTGCCCAGCGCACAGTCGCTGCGCTCCACCCTCGAGCAGGCAGGCGAATCCGTCGCGCTGGTGACCGCGATGTGGGCCAACAACGAGGTGGGTGCGATCGCTCCGGTCGCCGAACTGTCCAGCGTGGCAAGGGAATTCGGCGTGCCGTTCCACACGGACGCGGTGCAGGCGGTCGGTCATGTGCCGGTCGACTTCGCCGGTAGCGGCGCCGATCTGCTCAGCCTCTCCGGTCACAAGTTCGGTGGGCCGCAGGGCGTCGGTGCCTTGCTGGCCAGGCGCGATGTGAAGCTCGTGCCGCTCACCCATGGCGGCGGGCAGGAACGACAGATCCGTTCGGGCACCCTCGACGTCGCCGGCATCCGGGGCCTGGCAGCCGCGGTCAGCGCGGCAGTGGAAGAGCTTGCCGCGGAGAACGATCGCCTCGTGAGGCTGCGCGATCGCCTCGTCGAGCGTGCACTTGGCCTCGATCTCGGAATCTCGGTCTCCGGCCCGTACACGCCGGGCGACTCCGAGAGTCGGCTCGCCGGAAATGTGCACCTGAGAGTGCCCGACTGCGACGGTGACTCATTGCTCTATCTCCTCGACGCCGCCGGCATCGAATGCTCCACCGGGTCTGCCTGCCAAGCCGGTGTGCCGCAGCCGAGTCATGTGCTGCTCGCCATGGGTTACACCCAGCACGAAGCACGCGGGGCGTTGCGTATGACCCTCGGACGCACCACCACCGAGGAAGATGTCGACGCTGCTGTCGCCGCGCTGCCTGCTGCCGTCGAACGTGCCCGCCGGGCTCATCACGCAGGAAGGAACAGCGCATGA
- a CDS encoding electron transfer flavoprotein subunit alpha/FixB family protein, with protein sequence MAEVLVLVDHTDGTVKKTTAELLTIARQIGTPAAVFVGSNVDAARPRLAQFGAEKVYVIDNADIDGYLVAPLAEALAAVVEQASPAAVLLPSNGTTKEAAARLAIKTGSGLITDATAVQVEGDQVSASQTVFAGSYTTTCKVTKGFPIITVKPNVLPPKASQAGAAVVNVDVAVSDAAKGAKVTDRQPKQKSGRPELTEAAIVVSGGRGTNGDFSPVEEFADTLGAAVGASRAAVDAGWYPHSNQVGQTGKQVSPQLYVAAGISGAIQHRAGMQTSKTIVAINKDEEAPIFELVDFGVVGDLFAVLPQATEAVKKAKN encoded by the coding sequence ATGGCTGAAGTTCTCGTTCTGGTTGACCACACCGACGGCACGGTCAAGAAGACCACCGCCGAGTTGCTGACGATCGCCCGTCAGATCGGCACGCCCGCTGCGGTGTTCGTCGGTTCGAATGTCGATGCCGCGCGTCCGCGCCTTGCGCAGTTCGGTGCCGAGAAGGTCTACGTCATCGACAACGCCGACATCGACGGCTACCTCGTCGCTCCGCTGGCCGAGGCACTGGCCGCCGTGGTCGAGCAGGCATCGCCCGCTGCGGTGTTGCTGCCGTCCAACGGCACCACCAAGGAGGCCGCCGCTCGCCTGGCGATCAAGACCGGTTCCGGCCTGATCACCGATGCCACGGCCGTGCAGGTCGAGGGCGACCAGGTGTCGGCCTCGCAGACAGTGTTCGCCGGTTCGTACACCACCACGTGCAAGGTGACCAAGGGCTTCCCGATCATCACCGTCAAGCCGAACGTCCTGCCGCCCAAGGCCTCCCAGGCCGGTGCAGCAGTGGTCAACGTCGACGTCGCGGTGTCGGACGCCGCCAAGGGCGCGAAGGTCACCGACCGCCAGCCGAAGCAGAAGTCGGGTCGTCCCGAGCTCACCGAGGCCGCGATCGTGGTCTCCGGTGGTCGCGGTACGAACGGCGACTTCTCGCCGGTGGAGGAGTTCGCCGACACCCTCGGTGCCGCCGTCGGTGCCTCGCGCGCCGCAGTGGACGCCGGTTGGTATCCGCACTCCAACCAGGTGGGCCAGACCGGTAAGCAGGTCAGCCCGCAGCTCTACGTGGCGGCGGGTATCTCCGGTGCCATCCAGCACCGTGCCGGCATGCAGACGTCGAAGACGATCGTCGCGATCAACAAGGACGAAGAGGCTCCGATCTTCGAACTGGTCGACTTCGGTGTCGTCGGCGACCTCTTCGCAGTGCTGCCCCAGGCCACCGAGGCCGTGAAGAAGGCCAAGAACTGA
- a CDS encoding electron transfer flavoprotein subunit beta/FixA family protein, with protein MNIVVCVKYVPDAQGDRSFEDDNTTDREGVDGLLSELDEYAVEQALRANEGGEGEITVLTIGPDAAADALKKALQMGADKAVHVVDEAIAGSDAPATSLVLAEAIKKIGAVDVVMTGVASTDGVMGVVPAMLAERLGLPQVTQLSQLSFADGKVTGRRDGDVASETVEASLPAVVGVTDQTDEARYPSFKGIMAAKKKPVETWSLADLGVDAGQVGLANAWTTVENVTKRPPREQGTVVTDEGDGGAKLAEFLSAQKFV; from the coding sequence ATGAACATCGTCGTATGCGTCAAGTACGTGCCGGACGCTCAGGGCGACCGGTCGTTCGAGGACGACAACACCACCGACCGCGAAGGCGTCGACGGCCTGCTCTCGGAGCTGGACGAGTACGCGGTCGAGCAGGCACTGCGGGCCAACGAGGGTGGCGAGGGTGAGATCACCGTCCTGACCATCGGGCCCGACGCCGCAGCAGACGCGTTGAAGAAGGCGCTGCAGATGGGTGCCGACAAGGCCGTGCACGTCGTCGACGAGGCCATTGCCGGTTCGGACGCGCCCGCCACCTCCCTCGTCCTGGCCGAAGCGATCAAGAAGATCGGCGCCGTCGACGTCGTCATGACCGGTGTTGCCTCGACCGACGGCGTCATGGGCGTGGTGCCGGCGATGCTGGCCGAGCGTCTCGGCCTCCCGCAGGTCACCCAGCTCTCGCAGTTGTCCTTCGCCGACGGCAAGGTCACCGGACGCCGTGACGGTGATGTCGCATCGGAGACCGTCGAGGCTTCGCTGCCTGCTGTCGTCGGAGTCACCGACCAGACCGACGAAGCGCGCTACCCCTCGTTCAAGGGCATCATGGCCGCCAAGAAGAAGCCGGTCGAGACGTGGTCGCTGGCCGACCTCGGCGTCGACGCCGGTCAGGTGGGCCTGGCCAACGCGTGGACCACGGTGGAGAACGTCACCAAACGTCCCCCGCGCGAGCAGGGCACGGTCGTCACCGACGAGGGTGACGGCGGCGCCAAGCTGGCTGAGTTCCTGTCCGCCCAGAAGTTCGTCTGA
- a CDS encoding enoyl-CoA hydratase/isomerase family protein, which translates to MTQQYGEFVSTQIDDGVAVLRIDRPKMNALNEAIQEGLAAASLDLSRDDAVRAVIVYGGERVFAAGADIKEMRTASYADMVGRAGRLQDCFTAVSQIPVPTVAAIAGYALGGGCELSMACDFRIAAGDAKLGQPEILLGLIPGAGGTQRLTRLVGPAKAKDIVFTGRMIDAQEALAIGLVDELCEPGAVLEAARAKVAPFVKGPRLALRAAKASIDQGIEVDLGTALRIESTQFAGLFATKDRQIGMDSFVEQGPGKAQFSGE; encoded by the coding sequence ATGACCCAGCAGTACGGAGAATTCGTCTCCACCCAGATCGACGACGGCGTGGCCGTCCTTCGCATCGACCGCCCCAAGATGAACGCGCTCAACGAAGCGATCCAGGAGGGGTTGGCCGCGGCATCACTCGACCTCAGCCGCGACGACGCGGTGCGTGCGGTGATCGTGTACGGCGGCGAGCGGGTGTTCGCTGCGGGCGCCGACATCAAGGAGATGCGCACCGCGAGCTACGCCGACATGGTCGGCCGCGCGGGACGGCTGCAGGACTGCTTCACCGCGGTTTCGCAGATTCCGGTGCCGACCGTGGCTGCGATCGCCGGCTATGCCCTCGGTGGCGGATGCGAGCTGTCGATGGCGTGCGATTTCCGGATCGCTGCGGGCGACGCCAAGCTCGGCCAGCCCGAGATCCTGCTCGGGTTGATCCCGGGCGCCGGTGGCACCCAGCGGTTGACCCGCCTGGTCGGTCCGGCGAAGGCCAAGGACATCGTCTTCACCGGGCGCATGATCGACGCCCAGGAGGCGCTCGCCATCGGTCTGGTCGACGAGTTGTGCGAGCCGGGTGCGGTGCTCGAAGCCGCCAGGGCCAAGGTCGCCCCGTTCGTCAAGGGGCCCCGCCTGGCGCTGCGTGCCGCGAAGGCGTCCATCGACCAGGGCATCGAGGTCGATCTCGGCACCGCGTTGCGGATCGAGAGCACCCAGTTCGCCGGGTTGTTCGCCACCAAGGACCGCCAGATCGGCATGGACTCCTTCGTGGAGCAGGGGCCGGGCAAGGCGCAGTTCAGCGGGGAGTAG
- the glgX gene encoding glycogen debranching protein GlgX, whose product MLTRPAASMTAAAPRSLDAPPAPGVLLRADGAEFTIVADRADRVRLCLFDASGSERQIDLVRHRGGTWSGFVDGVGPGQRYGYRVDGPWAPKLGHRYNPNKLILDPYGYAIDGEVHWNPTIFGHTVDAGFSGDGSTMDERDSAPDMPRNVVIGTDFDWAGDEHPHTPWDRTLIYEAHVRGMTMSNPELPEHLRGTYAGMAHPATIAHLQTLGVTAVELLPVHAFTSEPHLVKLDLSNYWGYNTLGFFAPHAAYAAASDPQGVIDEFKGMVKLLHRAGIEVILDVVYNHTSEQGAETGATLSWRGAEACDYYRLGADGRDFDVTGCGNTIDTTHPTSLRMVLDSLRYWVSEMHVDGFRFDLAVALGRDQEHAFRADHPLLLAMRTDPVLSRTKLISEPWDVGPHGWRTGQFPAPMADWNDKFRDAVRTFWLRDLAADTVGQTGHGVAELATRIAGSPDVFGDRSPMASINYVTAHDGFPLADLTTYNVKHNEANGEHNRDGSEHNLSWNFGVEGREDASPELLDLRRRVVRNMLATLLLSSGVPMLLGGDEFGRTQGGNNNAYCQDNEISWFDWSFEPWQRDLMATTQFLSALRAAHPVLRQRSFFPGSPVDGDELAALHWHGIDGALLTADQWSSGSTRTVQAVFDGADVGDDQVLIVLHGSDTAQPVTLPSSGPAEAWNLVWDSAVDDPAELPSTVVAGGDTYPMRAASMAVFTAPSH is encoded by the coding sequence ATGCTCACCCGACCGGCCGCTTCGATGACCGCTGCCGCCCCCCGCTCCCTCGATGCACCTCCCGCACCCGGCGTTCTGCTGCGCGCCGACGGAGCCGAGTTCACGATCGTCGCCGACCGGGCCGACCGCGTACGGCTGTGCCTGTTCGACGCATCGGGCAGCGAGCGCCAGATCGATCTCGTGCGCCACCGGGGCGGCACGTGGAGCGGGTTTGTCGACGGGGTAGGCCCCGGGCAGCGATACGGCTATCGCGTCGACGGCCCGTGGGCTCCGAAGCTCGGCCATCGGTACAACCCCAACAAGTTGATCCTCGATCCGTACGGGTACGCCATCGACGGCGAGGTGCACTGGAATCCGACGATCTTCGGGCACACGGTCGACGCCGGGTTCAGCGGCGACGGCAGCACGATGGACGAGCGCGACAGCGCGCCGGACATGCCGCGAAATGTCGTCATCGGCACCGATTTCGACTGGGCCGGCGATGAACACCCACACACCCCGTGGGATCGCACCCTCATCTACGAGGCGCACGTGCGTGGGATGACGATGAGCAACCCGGAGCTTCCGGAGCACCTACGCGGCACCTACGCGGGCATGGCCCACCCGGCGACCATCGCGCACTTGCAGACGCTGGGTGTCACAGCTGTCGAACTGCTGCCGGTGCACGCGTTCACCAGCGAACCCCACCTGGTCAAGCTCGACCTGTCGAACTACTGGGGTTACAACACCCTCGGCTTCTTCGCACCGCATGCCGCCTACGCCGCGGCGAGCGATCCCCAGGGCGTCATCGACGAGTTCAAGGGCATGGTCAAGCTGTTGCACCGCGCGGGCATCGAGGTGATCCTCGACGTCGTCTACAACCACACCAGTGAGCAGGGCGCCGAGACGGGCGCCACTCTCTCCTGGCGGGGTGCGGAAGCCTGCGACTACTACCGTCTCGGGGCCGACGGACGAGACTTCGACGTGACCGGATGCGGCAACACGATCGACACCACGCACCCGACTTCGCTTCGGATGGTGCTCGACTCGCTGCGTTACTGGGTGAGCGAGATGCATGTCGACGGGTTCAGGTTCGACCTCGCGGTCGCCCTCGGGCGCGATCAGGAGCACGCATTCCGCGCCGACCACCCGCTGCTGCTGGCGATGCGCACCGATCCGGTGCTCAGCCGCACCAAGCTAATCAGCGAACCGTGGGACGTCGGTCCGCACGGTTGGCGCACGGGGCAGTTCCCTGCCCCGATGGCCGACTGGAACGACAAGTTCCGCGATGCCGTCCGCACCTTCTGGCTACGTGATCTGGCCGCCGACACCGTCGGGCAGACCGGACACGGCGTAGCCGAGCTCGCGACCCGAATCGCCGGATCACCCGACGTCTTCGGTGACCGCTCGCCCATGGCATCGATCAACTACGTCACGGCGCACGACGGCTTCCCCCTGGCCGATCTCACGACCTACAACGTCAAGCACAACGAGGCCAACGGCGAACACAACCGGGACGGCTCCGAGCACAATCTGTCGTGGAACTTCGGCGTCGAAGGCCGGGAGGACGCCAGCCCGGAACTGCTCGACCTGCGCCGGCGGGTGGTGCGCAACATGCTCGCGACGCTCCTGTTGAGTTCGGGTGTGCCGATGCTGCTCGGTGGCGACGAGTTCGGCCGCACCCAGGGCGGCAACAACAACGCCTACTGCCAGGACAACGAGATCAGTTGGTTCGACTGGAGTTTCGAGCCTTGGCAGCGCGATCTCATGGCGACCACGCAGTTCCTCAGCGCACTACGTGCGGCTCACCCGGTGCTCCGCCAACGCTCCTTCTTCCCCGGCAGCCCGGTGGACGGCGACGAACTCGCCGCCCTGCACTGGCATGGCATCGACGGCGCGCTCCTCACTGCCGACCAGTGGTCGAGCGGTTCGACCCGCACGGTGCAGGCGGTGTTCGACGGTGCGGACGTCGGCGACGACCAGGTGCTGATCGTGCTGCACGGCTCAGACACCGCCCAGCCGGTGACACTGCCCTCGTCGGGGCCGGCCGAAGCCTGGAACCTGGTGTGGGACAGCGCGGTCGACGACCCGGCTGAGCTGCCTTCGACCGTGGTCGCGGGTGGTGACACCTATCCGATGCGGGCGGCGTCCATGGCGGTCTTCACCGCGCCATCGCACTGA